A DNA window from Robbsia sp. KACC 23696 contains the following coding sequences:
- a CDS encoding NAD(P)/FAD-dependent oxidoreductase — translation MPATAKTPYDVMIIGGGYAGIAAALQLARAHCRLLIFDAGRPRDRFSTASHDFIGLDERPTAASAAEAKARLLRYPNVDWLAAFATYAYVGEDGLFEALDVNTNRYKARRIVLASGLVDALPKIPGLAERWGKTVSLSPYYTAYALDKAPLGVLAFGEGVFEEALLLADWGPVTLFTDAKIVLRSEQTHALTARGVLIEQERVVGLQGNGANVQLADGRTVPLAMLFMAPPSRLGSPIARQLGCDISPGGAGEYVLTDASQQTSVRGVFACGDIARVSYAVSLAVGDGTAAGIAVRRSLKLTNLG, via the coding sequence CTGCAACTCGCGCGAGCACATTGCCGCTTGTTGATTTTCGACGCGGGCCGACCGCGCGACCGGTTTTCCACCGCTTCGCACGATTTCATCGGGCTCGACGAACGCCCGACCGCCGCCTCCGCCGCCGAAGCGAAAGCGCGGCTTCTGCGCTATCCGAATGTCGATTGGCTCGCCGCTTTCGCGACCTACGCCTACGTCGGCGAGGACGGTCTGTTCGAGGCGCTGGACGTCAATACGAACCGATACAAGGCGCGCCGCATCGTCCTCGCCTCGGGCCTCGTCGACGCGCTACCGAAAATCCCCGGGCTGGCGGAGCGCTGGGGCAAAACGGTGAGCTTGAGCCCCTATTACACGGCCTACGCCCTCGACAAGGCGCCCCTTGGTGTGCTCGCGTTCGGCGAGGGCGTCTTCGAGGAAGCACTGCTGCTCGCGGACTGGGGGCCGGTGACGCTTTTCACCGATGCGAAGATCGTACTGCGGTCGGAGCAGACTCACGCATTGACGGCGCGCGGTGTCCTGATCGAACAAGAGCGCGTGGTCGGCCTGCAGGGCAACGGCGCCAACGTGCAACTCGCCGATGGTCGTACCGTGCCCCTCGCGATGTTGTTCATGGCGCCGCCTTCACGGCTCGGCAGTCCGATCGCCCGTCAATTGGGCTGCGATATCTCGCCGGGCGGCGCCGGTGAGTACGTTCTGACCGATGCCTCGCAGCAAACGTCGGTGCGCGGCGTGTTCGCCTGCGGCGATATCGCGCGCGTGTCATACGCGGTGTCGCTGGCCGTGGGCGACGGCACTGCTGCTGGCATTGCCGTGCGCCGCTCGCTGAAACTCACCAACCTCGGCTGA
- a CDS encoding alpha/beta fold hydrolase, which translates to MSGTTQSFALGDVTLQSGRTFPAMQLAYRTYGTLNADRSNVILYPTSFAAQDHEIDWLVGDGEALDTSRWFVVIPNLFGNGLSASPSNAGLPLHDYPLVTCHDAVMAQHALLRHLGIARLAMVYGWSMGAMQAYHWASRYPDMVDRIMVVCGAARCAPYNQMFLEGVRAALTADSAFQDGYFTSPPTRGVKAMGRLYAGWVTSHGFFRDALWREAGFDSLEDYLQGAWDTYYSRRDANDLMAQLATWQAGDIADNARDRGNFAAAMAAITAHVLLVPGATDRYFQVEDNQAELPLLVNARSAALQPIPSLHGHRAGNPQRIPDDRAWLTSTIRTFLDGTS; encoded by the coding sequence ATGTCCGGTACGACGCAATCATTCGCGCTGGGAGACGTGACGCTGCAGTCGGGGCGCACGTTTCCCGCGATGCAGCTCGCCTATCGTACGTATGGGACCTTGAACGCGGACAGGTCGAACGTCATCCTGTATCCCACCTCGTTCGCGGCACAAGATCACGAGATCGACTGGCTGGTCGGCGACGGCGAAGCGCTGGACACCTCACGCTGGTTCGTCGTCATCCCGAACCTGTTCGGCAATGGCCTGTCCGCGTCGCCGTCGAACGCGGGCCTGCCGCTGCACGATTATCCCTTGGTCACCTGTCACGATGCCGTAATGGCGCAGCACGCGCTGCTGCGGCACCTGGGCATCGCGCGTCTGGCCATGGTCTACGGCTGGTCGATGGGTGCGATGCAAGCCTATCATTGGGCATCGCGTTATCCCGACATGGTCGATCGAATCATGGTGGTATGCGGTGCCGCACGCTGTGCACCGTATAACCAGATGTTTCTCGAAGGGGTCCGCGCGGCCTTGACGGCCGACAGCGCATTCCAGGATGGCTATTTCACGTCGCCGCCCACGCGCGGCGTCAAAGCGATGGGACGCTTGTATGCTGGCTGGGTGACCTCGCATGGCTTTTTTCGAGACGCCCTGTGGCGCGAGGCCGGCTTCGATTCGCTCGAGGATTATTTGCAAGGGGCCTGGGATACGTACTACAGCCGCCGAGATGCCAATGATCTGATGGCGCAGCTGGCGACCTGGCAGGCGGGCGATATCGCCGACAATGCGCGCGATCGTGGCAACTTTGCTGCGGCGATGGCGGCGATCACGGCGCATGTGCTGCTGGTGCCCGGCGCAACGGACCGGTATTTCCAGGTCGAAGATAATCAGGCTGAACTCCCGTTGCTGGTCAATGCGCGTAGCGCTGCGTTGCAGCCGATTCCATCACTGCATGGGCATCGCGCAGGCAATCCGCAACGTATCCCCGATGACCGGGCTTGGTTGACGTCGACAATCAGGACATTTCTCGACGGCACATCATGA
- a CDS encoding PAS domain-containing sensor histidine kinase, with protein sequence MNGRPAISEPSSEQDKSVGGTSAFENRAPDGASGQTAAYDVFDVLPDAYLILDSRYRVVKVNDQYLNALGEPREALIGRSIFDINQWGSNAQRQARREWLTATFSNLRRTRQPVSAQYFRYDSLPPARRPIAGSRAASASASASASASASGTARSMQSAVEEPSLVTRYWTIQASLIPALAPSPEPVSEIEPASHAGIPPLSPDDWVAVRVWDVTDDIARSEQHQRERAQLRSLAQLRQQLVNDANAELADEKRRLDQAMSFAELGAWEWQPDTGTIICTAQCKVNLGLSLDDTLTEKRLFESVIDPRDRKRMRDAIANALSGGSFFEIDCRTRHHDGSLHWILVRGSGRYKADGALESVLGLMLDITQRKELELARETQLTEERSARQRSDDRVDTMDGFVSSVSHELRSPLNAVLSWTQLLERVQDPDKIRQGIDVISRNARQLSVMVGDLLDTGAIVSGKLSVRLVPLDLGALAGLVAEEMRPDVQARGLELSTPALQSCVVLGDESRLRQIVWNLLSNAMKFSREGALEVSVRIEEGMACLDVRDHGIGIDRHALRNIFERFQQLGGGASAGRVGGLGLGLWLVRNLVECHHGYVSAASEGIGHGSTFTVRLPIYRA encoded by the coding sequence ATGAACGGTCGCCCAGCGATATCCGAACCGTCGTCCGAACAGGACAAGTCGGTGGGCGGGACATCCGCCTTCGAAAACCGTGCGCCCGATGGCGCGTCGGGGCAAACAGCCGCGTACGACGTTTTCGACGTGTTGCCGGATGCCTATTTGATCCTCGATAGTCGCTACCGTGTCGTCAAGGTCAACGATCAATATCTGAACGCGCTGGGCGAACCCCGCGAAGCGTTGATCGGCCGCTCGATCTTCGACATCAATCAGTGGGGCTCGAATGCCCAGCGACAGGCCCGCCGAGAATGGCTAACGGCTACATTCTCGAATCTACGTCGTACCCGTCAGCCGGTCAGCGCACAGTATTTCCGCTATGACTCTTTGCCGCCCGCGCGCCGACCGATTGCTGGATCGCGCGCGGCATCGGCATCGGCATCGGCATCGGCATCTGCATCTGCATCCGGCACGGCGAGGTCCATGCAGAGCGCTGTCGAGGAGCCATCGCTCGTCACGCGTTATTGGACGATCCAGGCCTCATTGATTCCGGCCCTCGCCCCCTCGCCAGAACCGGTTTCCGAGATTGAACCCGCATCGCATGCAGGCATTCCACCGCTATCGCCGGACGATTGGGTCGCCGTACGCGTGTGGGACGTGACCGACGACATTGCCCGCTCGGAACAACATCAGCGCGAACGGGCGCAATTGCGCTCTCTCGCGCAACTGCGGCAACAGTTGGTGAACGATGCCAATGCGGAATTGGCCGATGAGAAGCGGCGCCTTGATCAGGCCATGTCCTTCGCCGAACTGGGCGCCTGGGAGTGGCAGCCCGATACCGGCACCATCATCTGCACGGCGCAATGCAAGGTCAATCTCGGACTCTCGTTGGATGACACGCTGACCGAGAAAAGACTGTTCGAATCGGTGATCGACCCGCGCGACCGAAAGCGTATGCGCGATGCGATCGCCAACGCCTTATCGGGCGGCAGCTTTTTTGAGATCGACTGCCGTACGCGGCATCACGACGGATCGCTGCATTGGATCCTCGTTCGCGGCTCTGGCCGCTATAAAGCAGACGGCGCGCTCGAATCGGTGCTCGGTCTGATGCTGGACATCACGCAACGCAAGGAATTGGAACTCGCGCGCGAAACGCAGCTTACCGAGGAGCGGAGCGCTCGCCAGCGGAGCGACGACCGCGTCGATACGATGGATGGTTTCGTGTCATCGGTCAGTCATGAGTTGCGTTCGCCCTTGAATGCAGTGCTCTCGTGGACACAGTTGCTCGAGCGGGTGCAGGACCCCGACAAGATCCGCCAAGGCATCGATGTCATCTCGCGCAACGCGCGTCAATTATCGGTGATGGTGGGCGACCTGTTGGATACCGGGGCGATCGTCAGCGGCAAACTGTCGGTGCGCTTGGTGCCGCTCGATCTGGGGGCGCTAGCGGGGCTGGTCGCCGAGGAAATGCGCCCGGACGTGCAAGCACGCGGCCTCGAATTATCGACGCCGGCATTGCAATCGTGTGTGGTGCTCGGCGACGAAAGCCGCTTGCGGCAGATCGTGTGGAATCTGCTGTCCAATGCGATGAAGTTCAGTCGTGAGGGCGCGCTCGAAGTGTCGGTACGCATCGAAGAAGGCATGGCCTGCCTCGATGTGCGCGATCATGGCATCGGCATCGACCGCCATGCGCTACGCAATATCTTCGAACGTTTTCAGCAGCTGGGGGGCGGCGCAAGCGCCGGGCGCGTCGGCGGCCTGGGTCTGGGCCTATGGCTGGTGCGCAATCTGGTCGAATGTCATCACGGCTATGTATCGGCCGCCAGCGAGGGCATCGGCCACGGGTCGACATTCACGGTGCGCCTGCCCATCTATCGCGCCTGA
- a CDS encoding response regulator translates to MLKPILLVEDNPHDLELTLIALERTNLANEVVIARDGQEALDYLAGEGAWSDRDPGNPAVILLDMKLPKVDGLEVLAEVRRRGESAAIPVVMLTSSKEEHDLLRSYALGSNAYVVKPVDFQDFISAVSDLGIFWAVLNEPPPGSLRVSRPAPRDRELP, encoded by the coding sequence ATGCTGAAACCTATCCTGCTGGTCGAAGATAATCCGCATGACCTAGAATTGACGTTGATCGCGCTGGAAAGAACGAATCTCGCGAACGAAGTGGTCATCGCGCGGGACGGTCAGGAAGCGCTCGACTACCTCGCGGGCGAGGGCGCCTGGTCGGATCGGGATCCCGGCAATCCCGCGGTGATTCTGCTCGATATGAAGCTGCCGAAGGTCGACGGCCTCGAAGTGCTGGCTGAAGTCCGGCGCCGCGGCGAATCGGCGGCAATCCCGGTCGTCATGTTGACCTCGTCAAAGGAGGAGCACGATCTGCTTCGTAGCTATGCGCTCGGCAGCAATGCCTATGTGGTGAAGCCGGTGGATTTCCAGGACTTCATTTCGGCCGTTTCGGATCTAGGTATTTTCTGGGCGGTGCTGAATGAACCGCCACCGGGGTCGCTGCGCGTGTCGCGCCCCGCGCCGCGGGACCGTGAGCTGCCGTGA
- a CDS encoding SAM-dependent methyltransferase, with amino-acid sequence MAKQTASSRASFPGKAAKAGATLSAKQEKPEKYDIRPGQSIGLLKALHILTRDGQMNQDSRRKLKQVYHLFQFIEPLLADIQQKHGAVTLVDHGAGKSYLGFILYDLFFKAIDDASHIYGIETREELVTRSRALAEELGFDRMSFLNLTVADATQSRALPEQVDVVTALHACDTATDDAIDFALRKRAQSIVVVPCCQAEVASVLRRHKGAALASNPLTEIWRHPLHTREFGSQITNVLRCLQLESHGYQVSVTELVGWEHSMKNELIIAQYKDLPRARPASRLREVLDTLGLEDMKRRFYSGQPAADALHDA; translated from the coding sequence ATGGCCAAGCAAACTGCCTCCTCCCGTGCGTCCTTCCCCGGCAAAGCCGCCAAAGCCGGCGCGACGCTGTCGGCCAAGCAAGAGAAGCCGGAAAAATACGACATTCGCCCTGGGCAATCGATCGGGCTTTTGAAGGCGCTGCATATTCTGACGCGCGACGGTCAGATGAATCAGGATAGCCGCCGCAAGTTGAAGCAGGTCTATCACCTCTTCCAATTCATCGAGCCCTTGCTGGCCGATATCCAGCAAAAGCATGGCGCCGTGACGCTAGTGGATCATGGCGCCGGAAAGTCCTACCTCGGCTTCATCCTTTACGACCTGTTCTTCAAGGCAATCGACGACGCCTCGCACATCTACGGTATCGAAACGCGCGAAGAGCTGGTTACCCGATCACGGGCGCTGGCGGAAGAGCTGGGATTCGATCGGATGTCGTTTCTGAACCTGACCGTCGCCGATGCCACGCAAAGTCGGGCGCTGCCGGAGCAGGTCGACGTCGTGACCGCATTGCATGCGTGCGACACGGCCACCGACGATGCGATCGATTTTGCCTTGCGCAAGCGCGCCCAATCGATCGTCGTCGTTCCCTGCTGCCAGGCGGAGGTAGCTTCGGTGCTGCGTCGGCACAAGGGCGCCGCGCTGGCATCGAACCCGCTGACGGAAATCTGGCGCCATCCGCTGCACACGCGCGAGTTCGGCAGTCAGATCACCAATGTGCTGCGTTGTTTGCAGCTGGAATCGCACGGCTATCAGGTCAGCGTGACGGAGCTCGTGGGCTGGGAGCACTCGATGAAGAACGAATTGATCATCGCCCAATACAAGGATCTACCCCGCGCACGCCCGGCAAGCCGTTTGCGCGAAGTACTCGACACGCTCGGCCTCGAAGATATGAAGCGCCGCTTTTACAGCGGCCAACCCGCCGCCGATGCATTGCACGACGCATGA
- a CDS encoding LysE/ArgO family amino acid transporter: MIFPSLASLAVYVPALLSGFGLTAGLIVAIGAQNAFVLKQGVQGMHIGAVVLLCCVYDIVLEACGLAGMGGVILAHPGLIEAVRYGGAAMLTIYALRSWRAAWRGATSLTAQAAPELVSRPARPAPWATVSAAVAGAQGGSAGTTIMARGSGPLARANGNRGLRTEAGSLRKALMTVTLLTWLNPHVYLDTVVLLGGVGGRLPWPSRGWFGVGAMAASCIWFVLLGYGARRLSGLFARPAAWRILDASIGCVMFAIAASLLLARFPA; the protein is encoded by the coding sequence ATGATTTTCCCGTCTCTTGCGTCTCTTGCCGTCTACGTCCCCGCGCTGCTGTCCGGCTTCGGGCTGACCGCGGGCCTGATCGTCGCGATCGGTGCGCAAAACGCGTTTGTGCTGAAACAAGGCGTGCAGGGCATGCATATCGGTGCGGTGGTCTTGCTTTGCTGCGTCTACGACATCGTCCTGGAGGCGTGCGGGCTGGCCGGCATGGGGGGCGTGATTCTGGCGCATCCGGGACTCATCGAAGCCGTGCGCTACGGTGGCGCTGCGATGTTGACGATTTACGCGCTGCGCAGCTGGCGCGCGGCCTGGCGCGGGGCCACTTCCCTGACGGCCCAGGCCGCGCCTGAGCTTGTGTCACGTCCAGCGCGGCCCGCGCCTTGGGCGACGGTGTCCGCTGCCGTAGCGGGCGCTCAGGGGGGCAGTGCAGGCACCACGATCATGGCCCGGGGAAGCGGGCCGCTTGCCCGGGCCAATGGGAATCGCGGTTTGCGCACTGAGGCGGGATCGCTGCGCAAGGCGCTGATGACGGTGACGCTGCTGACCTGGTTGAACCCGCACGTCTATCTGGACACCGTCGTTCTGTTGGGCGGCGTGGGTGGCCGCCTGCCTTGGCCGTCGCGCGGGTGGTTCGGTGTCGGCGCGATGGCGGCGTCGTGCATCTGGTTCGTCTTACTCGGTTACGGCGCTCGGCGTCTGAGCGGACTGTTCGCCCGTCCCGCGGCATGGCGCATACTCGATGCGAGCATCGGCTGCGTGATGTTCGCCATTGCCGCGTCGTTGTTGCTGGCGCGATTTCCCGCCTGA
- a CDS encoding LysR family transcriptional regulator ArgP gives MPIDRAQLRAFVTVLREGSFDGAARMLHVTAPAISQRVRQLEERLGQVLIRRGTPCTATDAGAELARHAEQIDMLEAETLHALARLQGFSGLADGDDALHAADDAPPVRIPVVVNADSLDTWFMDVAVAVATPESGPALVLHIQVDDQDHTTSLLRDGSVIAAVTAEPQAVQGCEASALGVMRYIAVASPAFIARWLAVLSTDRADAGATQAEADSADSAAWAALSRAPFIQFNEKDALQARFLGSWAAPSDTGSANARAPSFRLPTTGSFVDACRRGMGWGMVPLQMAAPLLADGTLRQVTRAGRDDGIDVPLYWQRWALRSPVLQRLSATVERVAAASLRAPLADAQQAPARPGAASSGASAPPATR, from the coding sequence ATGCCAATCGACCGTGCCCAACTTCGTGCCTTCGTCACTGTCCTGCGCGAGGGCAGTTTCGATGGCGCTGCGCGCATGCTGCACGTCACCGCGCCCGCCATCTCGCAGCGCGTGCGCCAACTGGAGGAGCGTCTCGGCCAGGTATTGATCAGGCGCGGCACCCCGTGCACGGCGACCGATGCCGGCGCCGAACTGGCCCGTCATGCCGAGCAGATCGATATGCTCGAAGCCGAGACCTTGCACGCACTGGCACGGTTGCAGGGATTTTCAGGGTTGGCGGATGGCGACGACGCACTGCATGCCGCCGACGATGCGCCACCGGTTCGGATTCCGGTCGTCGTCAATGCGGACTCGCTCGACACGTGGTTCATGGACGTCGCGGTCGCGGTCGCCACGCCGGAGTCGGGCCCTGCGCTGGTCCTGCACATTCAGGTGGACGACCAGGACCACACCACCAGCTTGCTACGTGACGGCAGCGTCATCGCAGCCGTCACCGCGGAGCCGCAAGCGGTGCAAGGATGCGAGGCCAGCGCACTGGGTGTCATGCGCTATATCGCCGTGGCGTCGCCGGCGTTCATCGCGCGCTGGCTCGCTGTCCTGTCGACCGATCGAGCCGATGCCGGCGCCACGCAAGCCGAGGCAGATAGTGCCGATAGCGCCGCGTGGGCAGCCCTGTCGCGCGCGCCGTTCATCCAGTTCAACGAGAAAGACGCGCTGCAGGCGCGTTTTCTGGGATCGTGGGCCGCGCCATCCGACACAGGCAGCGCAAACGCACGCGCCCCCAGCTTCCGACTTCCCACCACCGGCAGTTTCGTCGATGCGTGTCGGCGAGGCATGGGATGGGGCATGGTGCCGCTGCAGATGGCCGCGCCCCTGCTCGCGGACGGCACTCTCCGCCAAGTGACACGGGCAGGCCGTGACGATGGGATCGATGTGCCTTTATATTGGCAGCGCTGGGCACTGCGCTCGCCGGTTCTGCAGCGGCTCAGCGCAACCGTCGAGCGCGTTGCAGCCGCCAGCCTGCGCGCGCCGCTCGCGGACGCGCAACAGGCGCCGGCGCGGCCCGGGGCGGCTTCGAGCGGCGCTTCAGCGCCGCCCGCGACCCGTTAG
- a CDS encoding sugar efflux transporter: MNKRLASLAAIPSFMPLAGAILLLGIALSFTAPYLSLFSIEHAGMTPLHLGVFMTVIAASGVIASTIASKWTDRHGGHRALLIGALLAAAVGYVCLCFVTNYIGLLVIGVAFLGVGGSAIALVFSFGRVGLPFRSDAERAFATASLRTVLSMAWVFGPTIGALILAASNFYGLFLFAAASFAGCAVIVYRMQPVSAHGARDATQGFQAARAAMPAAADRPDNATRTLPGAAASEAGIHLASDAETEKAASLTDAAAAAAVDKGTLWRAVIALTLLGLVANATIIVLPLYIVQGMHGSRTDVSIMFGLGALLEIPMMLALGARSERLDKLKWLAACAAVHTVYFIAVAVAWNIGVLIPMQALSAFVVAVTSCLGMVYIQDLMPATPAAATALFFNAARVGSIMAGILSGVMVGAFGYEGTFLGCGVLAFAALWLFLNPSWVKDAWRAWRRDGWRGLGLGQSVPLVSAASAGLAMRLRRLRHYLTGRGRR; the protein is encoded by the coding sequence ATGAATAAACGTCTCGCCAGTCTCGCCGCTATCCCCTCTTTCATGCCCTTGGCCGGTGCGATCCTGTTGCTAGGCATCGCCTTGTCGTTCACCGCGCCCTATCTGTCGTTGTTCAGCATCGAGCACGCGGGCATGACGCCTTTGCATCTCGGCGTATTCATGACAGTGATTGCGGCAAGTGGCGTCATCGCGAGCACCATTGCGAGTAAATGGACCGATCGGCACGGCGGACATCGGGCCTTGCTGATCGGTGCCTTGCTGGCAGCCGCAGTGGGCTATGTCTGCCTGTGTTTCGTCACGAACTACATCGGCTTGCTGGTGATCGGCGTCGCCTTTCTGGGTGTGGGCGGTTCGGCCATCGCGCTGGTGTTTTCTTTCGGCCGTGTCGGCCTGCCTTTTCGAAGCGATGCCGAGCGCGCCTTTGCGACGGCCTCGTTGCGAACGGTCCTGTCGATGGCCTGGGTTTTCGGCCCCACGATCGGTGCCCTGATCCTGGCGGCCAGCAATTTCTACGGCCTGTTTTTGTTCGCTGCCGCGAGCTTCGCCGGCTGTGCGGTGATCGTTTATCGCATGCAGCCGGTCAGTGCCCACGGCGCACGGGACGCGACGCAGGGCTTTCAAGCTGCCCGCGCCGCGATGCCCGCAGCGGCGGATCGCCCCGATAATGCGACGAGGACGTTGCCGGGTGCGGCAGCCAGCGAGGCAGGCATTCACCTTGCCAGCGATGCAGAAACGGAAAAGGCGGCTTCGCTTACCGACGCGGCAGCCGCGGCCGCGGTGGACAAAGGGACGCTGTGGCGTGCGGTGATTGCCTTGACGCTGCTGGGCCTTGTTGCAAACGCGACGATCATTGTCTTGCCGTTGTACATCGTTCAGGGAATGCACGGCTCGCGCACCGATGTCTCCATCATGTTCGGTCTGGGTGCCTTGCTCGAGATACCGATGATGCTGGCATTGGGCGCTCGCAGCGAGCGCCTCGACAAACTGAAGTGGTTGGCCGCCTGTGCAGCCGTCCACACCGTGTATTTCATCGCGGTGGCGGTGGCGTGGAATATTGGTGTGTTGATTCCGATGCAGGCCTTGAGTGCGTTCGTCGTGGCCGTGACGTCTTGTCTGGGCATGGTGTATATCCAGGATCTGATGCCCGCCACTCCCGCTGCGGCGACGGCGCTTTTTTTCAATGCCGCCCGGGTCGGCTCGATCATGGCCGGTATTCTTTCCGGTGTCATGGTCGGCGCGTTCGGCTATGAAGGCACGTTCCTTGGATGCGGCGTGCTCGCCTTCGCGGCGCTGTGGTTGTTCCTGAATCCCTCATGGGTGAAGGACGCGTGGCGTGCCTGGCGTCGTGACGGATGGCGTGGCCTTGGCCTCGGCCAGTCCGTCCCGCTTGTCAGCGCCGCGTCCGCCGGCCTCGCCATGCGACTGCGCCGCCTTCGTCACTATCTAACGGGTCGCGGGCGGCGCTGA
- a CDS encoding histidine phosphatase family protein, whose product MHRRRSPIGSNHAALRYVRCAMAICLALALVPEAGWARAVVADAAAPSDAASAITHPAVETIVLMRHGEKPMEGFGQLNCQGLNRSLALPKVLAKRYGRPDFIIAPNPAVLKSDLGRNYAYVRPLATIEPTAIANGMPVDVSLGYEDSDALVNRLLAPEMAGKTVFVAWEHRIAEQVAKAVLQRLGASKAQVPRWASSDYDSLYVIRVTGDAGQPDRVSFTHEHEQLNGQSVVCR is encoded by the coding sequence ATGCACCGACGCCGATCGCCGATCGGTTCGAACCATGCGGCCTTGCGATACGTCCGCTGCGCGATGGCGATCTGCCTTGCTTTGGCGCTGGTGCCCGAGGCCGGTTGGGCAAGGGCGGTGGTAGCGGACGCAGCAGCGCCATCCGATGCCGCCTCGGCCATCACGCATCCGGCCGTGGAGACGATCGTGCTGATGCGCCATGGTGAAAAGCCGATGGAAGGGTTTGGCCAATTGAATTGTCAGGGCTTGAATCGTTCGCTGGCCTTGCCGAAGGTGTTGGCGAAGCGGTACGGTCGCCCGGACTTCATCATCGCCCCCAATCCTGCGGTTCTCAAATCGGATCTGGGTCGCAACTATGCGTATGTCCGCCCCTTGGCGACGATAGAGCCGACCGCGATTGCGAATGGCATGCCGGTCGACGTCTCGCTCGGCTATGAAGACAGCGACGCGCTGGTGAATCGGCTTTTAGCGCCGGAGATGGCTGGTAAGACGGTCTTCGTTGCCTGGGAACATCGTATCGCCGAGCAGGTCGCGAAAGCCGTGTTGCAACGCCTCGGCGCCTCGAAGGCGCAAGTGCCGCGCTGGGCGAGCAGCGATTACGACAGCCTCTATGTGATTCGTGTGACCGGCGATGCGGGGCAGCCCGATCGGGTCAGCTTCACGCACGAACACGAACAGCTCAACGGCCAGTCAGTCGTTTGCCGCTGA
- a CDS encoding DOPA 4,5-dioxygenase family protein — protein sequence MTTPAIESWHAHVYFDATSRDAAWHFRETIIAQLGERMQMGRFHERPVGPHPMWSYQLAFAPDQLAPMLSWLTVHHGPHDVFLHPNTGDALRDHRDCAVWIGRSHILRLAGLGG from the coding sequence ATGACGACTCCGGCCATCGAGAGCTGGCACGCACATGTCTATTTCGACGCGACTAGCCGTGATGCGGCGTGGCACTTCCGCGAAACCATCATCGCGCAGCTGGGCGAGCGTATGCAGATGGGTCGCTTCCACGAGCGGCCGGTCGGACCGCATCCGATGTGGAGCTATCAATTGGCATTCGCGCCGGACCAGTTGGCGCCCATGCTCAGCTGGCTGACAGTGCACCACGGCCCACATGATGTCTTCTTGCATCCTAACACCGGCGATGCATTACGCGATCATCGCGACTGTGCCGTTTGGATCGGCCGCTCGCATATTCTGCGTCTCGCCGGGCTAGGCGGCTAA
- a CDS encoding 2-keto-4-pentenoate hydratase translates to MSDTQQAVATLSRLLAEARQSHQRIPADTVLPTLPDDAACYAVQQAVFALTGEKVGGWKIGAKSPDAAPGGAPLAAQGVHKPGVALARDAFPPAGLELEIAFKLGKTFVARAMPYSDEEVRESIAEMGATIELVATRFAAWPDVEKRATSADFSTHGALIVGNFVPYRDDFPFVSPQAHFRIGDTNIVDVQVQGKIGNSAGDPRRLLSWAVNYATTELGIDVTPDTVLTTGTFTGMYLAQHTGEVRGEIVGLPPVGFELV, encoded by the coding sequence ATGTCCGATACCCAACAAGCCGTGGCGACGTTGAGCCGCCTGCTGGCCGAAGCGCGCCAGTCCCATCAACGCATTCCCGCGGATACCGTGCTGCCGACGCTGCCGGACGATGCCGCCTGCTATGCGGTCCAGCAAGCCGTTTTCGCACTGACCGGCGAGAAGGTCGGGGGCTGGAAGATCGGCGCCAAGTCGCCTGACGCGGCGCCAGGCGGCGCGCCGTTGGCGGCGCAGGGCGTGCATAAGCCGGGCGTGGCACTCGCGCGCGATGCCTTCCCGCCCGCGGGCCTCGAATTGGAGATCGCTTTCAAGTTGGGCAAGACGTTCGTTGCCCGCGCGATGCCGTACTCGGACGAAGAAGTGCGCGAATCGATCGCTGAAATGGGCGCCACCATCGAATTGGTCGCAACCCGCTTCGCGGCCTGGCCCGATGTCGAAAAACGCGCGACCAGCGCCGATTTCAGCACCCATGGCGCATTGATTGTCGGCAACTTCGTGCCGTATCGCGACGACTTCCCTTTCGTTTCTCCGCAAGCGCATTTCCGGATCGGCGATACCAACATCGTCGACGTCCAGGTTCAGGGCAAGATCGGTAACTCCGCAGGGGATCCGCGCCGCCTGTTGTCGTGGGCAGTGAACTACGCCACCACGGAGTTGGGGATCGATGTGACGCCGGATACGGTGCTGACCACCGGCACCTTCACCGGCATGTACCTCGCGCAGCACACGGGCGAAGTGCGCGGTGAGATCGTGGGTCTGCCACCGGTCGGATTCGAACTGGTGTGA